A portion of the Deltaproteobacteria bacterium genome contains these proteins:
- a CDS encoding transcriptional repressor, which yields MTRNIRKRTTRQLTAVYEALKGDHSHPSAEEVYRRVRKSSPRVSLGTVYRNLQRLTEEGKIRTVHFGDRSARYDPTLEDHDHFICHRCGRVEDIWLKRDRQMNVTPLVNKGFVVLEHSLAIHGLCPQCGQRRASRRRSSPTQHGPRT from the coding sequence ATGACAAGGAACATTCGCAAACGGACGACCCGGCAGTTGACTGCCGTGTATGAGGCACTCAAAGGGGATCATTCCCATCCCAGTGCTGAGGAGGTCTATCGACGAGTGCGAAAATCGTCACCTCGTGTGAGTCTCGGAACAGTCTATCGCAATCTGCAACGGCTGACGGAAGAAGGGAAGATCCGTACGGTTCACTTTGGTGACCGCAGTGCTCGCTATGATCCGACACTTGAAGACCATGATCATTTTATTTGTCACCGATGTGGTCGCGTCGAAGACATCTGGCTCAAGCGAGACCGGCAGATGAATGTCACACCGCTGGTGAATAAAGGGTTCGTCGTCCTTGAGCACAGTTTGGCGATTCACGGACTCTGCCCGCAATGTGGACAACGTCGAGCGTCGCGACGGCGTTCTTCGCCAACTCAACACGGACCGCGGACGTAG
- a CDS encoding DUF3501 family protein, which produces MQKVVLDEIVGAERYEKIRDDFRRRIIELKKHRRVSIGDRITLIFENHDTVLFQIQEMLRAERITDIDKIRFEVDTYNELIPGEGELSSTLLIEITEQDQIRPELVKLIGLDKAVSLQIGTRFNVPGVFEGGRSTEDNLSAVQYVRFPLPPEARAAFRAGTDEVRLVISHPNYQAQVRLPATTRQSLAAEL; this is translated from the coding sequence ATGCAAAAGGTGGTGCTCGACGAGATCGTCGGTGCTGAACGCTATGAAAAAATCCGCGATGACTTTCGTCGTCGCATCATCGAGTTGAAGAAACACCGCCGTGTCTCGATTGGTGATCGGATCACACTCATCTTCGAGAATCATGACACCGTCCTGTTTCAGATTCAGGAGATGTTACGGGCGGAACGCATTACCGACATTGATAAGATTCGTTTTGAAGTTGACACCTACAATGAATTGATTCCTGGTGAAGGAGAACTGTCGTCAACGCTGCTGATCGAAATTACCGAACAAGACCAGATTCGACCGGAGTTGGTGAAACTGATTGGTCTCGATAAAGCGGTATCGCTACAGATAGGGACGCGCTTCAACGTACCCGGAGTTTTCGAGGGTGGTCGAAGTACGGAAGACAATCTCAGTGCCGTACAGTATGTGCGTTTTCCTTTACCACCTGAAGCACGAGCCGCCTTTCGTGCGGGAACGGACGAGGTGCGTCTTGTGATTTCCCATCCCAACTATCAAGCTCAAGTCCGGTTGCCAGCAACAACACGACAATCTTTGGCCGCGGAACTGTAA